A section of the Flavobacteriales bacterium TMED191 genome encodes:
- a CDS encoding HemK family protein methyltransferase — protein MSNIHLVKSNFIKSLSDIMSISEIKSIWDNWVLNEILGISQIDFIINQINYVKKRDELKIEKLISHLLKNRPIQYFFGYSYFKDLKISVDSHVLIPRVETEELVDIVISKLTSKNLIGIDIGTGSGCIPILLKKNLDTVLYSVDFSQNAIRRAKINANKHNVSINFRLLDILNCDDFDLLPNFDFIVSNPPYVLKSEVLPSSNIHAEPKSAIFVPEDNPLIFYKAICQFAKKKIKDSGIMFFEINPILHKCLISLFREFNYKNIETRKDFFGKKRFIIVS, from the coding sequence ATGTCTAATATTCACTTAGTTAAATCAAATTTTATAAAATCCTTGAGTGACATAATGTCTATAAGCGAAATTAAATCAATATGGGACAACTGGGTATTAAATGAAATTTTAGGAATTTCACAAATCGATTTTATTATTAATCAAATTAATTATGTAAAAAAAAGAGATGAGTTGAAAATAGAAAAGTTAATCTCTCATTTATTAAAAAATAGACCAATTCAATATTTTTTTGGATACTCATATTTTAAAGATTTAAAAATTTCAGTTGATTCTCATGTTTTAATCCCAAGGGTTGAAACAGAAGAGCTAGTTGATATTGTAATATCTAAATTAACAAGTAAAAATCTTATTGGCATCGATATAGGAACAGGCTCAGGATGTATTCCTATTCTATTAAAGAAAAATCTAGATACAGTATTATATAGCGTTGATTTTTCTCAAAATGCGATACGAAGAGCAAAAATTAATGCCAATAAACATAATGTTAGCATTAATTTCCGATTATTAGACATATTGAATTGTGATGACTTTGATTTGTTACCAAATTTTGATTTTATTGTAAGTAATCCCCCATATGTTTTAAAATCTGAGGTTTTACCATCTTCAAATATTCATGCTGAACCTAAATCTGCTATTTTTGTACCTGAAGATAATCCTTTGATTTTTTATAAAGCTATATGTCAATTTGCTAAAAAAAAAATAAAAGATTCTGGAATAATGTTCTTTGAAATAAATCCTATTTTACATAAATGTTTGATTTCCTTATTTAGAGAATTCAATTATAAAAATATTGAAACTCGTAAAGATTTTTTTGGTAAAAAAAGATTTATAATTGTATCTTAA